atgcgtgcacacacacacacacatcctgatCTACTGTGGCAGAGAATACAATCGCCTGCCAGGGCCCGTGTGCGAAGCGGGCGCTAACAGCTGCCGCTGTATGGGAGCTGTCCGCACACTTCCTGCCGTGTTCCCGCCTAAACGGCTCCCGCTCAGTCTGCTTACTCCGCACTTTCTGGGCTGACAGCGCGCTGTCAACAAAGTCACCCGAACGGCACCGTCTCCGCCACACCGGCGCTTCAAACTGCAACCTGACGACGGGCTGAGCTTATACCTGTCAGTACGGCTTCACCATAACCTCTCTGctacgggagggggggggggggtgggggcgggaggaaaggggggttgggggggagctCAGCCTGGTCTCCCGCTCGGCTCGAGGAGACGGGGGGAGGTTTCACGAcgggtttttgtttgttttttttacctgaaacGCTGAGCCTGCTGAGCGAGAGGTCCAGGATACCTTCTATTGGGCGACTGGTAGAGCTGCGACAGCAGCGCCTGGCTGGTCTTCTGGCTCGGGTTGTTGGCGAACTTGACGGTGATGGGCTCCGTGGCGCCCGGCGGCTTCTGCCCGTTCAGGCCCTTGATGGCTTCTTCCGCTTCGATTCGCCGGTCGAACCGGatgaaccccacccccctggagACACCTGAGAAGATCAGACATTCCTAATTCATTTAAAGGCGTTAAAAGTCCCCAGTCGAGCCAGTCAAAACGTTGGGGGCATTAAGACGGGAGAGTGAAGCTTCATTAACCCCGTAATGGGTGGGGCTACAGTAAACTGGCAGCAAATTATCTGTTTGAACCAATCGTAATGCTTTGCTTTCCACAACAACTCGCTACGACTGGTTCAAATCACCGAGTGATCGATGTCAAGCGGTAGCTCCACCCCTTTTGAAATCCCTTTCTTCCACCACTGGCATCAAGGGAATCTCTGTCCACACGTACACCATTCTACTGCACCTTTCTTTCCCCAGTCACTacctgctgtttttcagttctCTGCAATGGACCAAATGTAccaacacaaatgaaataaataactgcaCTGCTATTACTCAATTATGAAAGTACTTATTTTTATCAAGCTAGCTGGAAAGTAATGGTCAGGCAATTCATTAGATgagatttaaatataaaataaccagGACTTCtgcaattgtttttattataatgaacagcaatatatatatatatgggggtGGTTGTGCAACACACTGGCGTCGGGTCGGGgtctggctccgcccactcacCGGTCACCTGGTCCACCAGGATGCGAGAGGTAATGATGCGCCCGTACTGGGAGAagagctgctccagctccttctgAGTCATGGTCTTGGGCAGGCCGCTGACGTACAGGTTAGCGTCTCGGATGGAAGCCGAGCTCGGGCGGGCGTAggagacctggggggggggggggggtaaaggtcAACCGCCACGCGTGCACTCTGAATAGATAAATGCCCCACGTGACCCCTGCAGGGACGGAGCAGAGAGAAGTTTAGCATTTAAAAGGCCGGTGCTAACAGGCGGAGAGGCGCGGGGCGGGCCGGTTCAAAAAGGCCCGTTTGTTTCGTCTGAGGAGGAACGCCGTCCAAATTAAAAAGCGGCGAGGGCGGACGAGGCCCCTCCCCTGGGCCTGCGGGCCCTGGAAAAGGGGAAAGCCAATTTGGACAGGAGCCGCGGTGCTGATTACCAAACGCTGCTGCCAACAGCGCACAGGGGCGTGTGCACCAGCCGCCTtctgctgtcaatcacatgCAAATGAGGAAAACAGGacgggaggaaaaaaaggggaagtgtgataaatgtgtgtgctgactgggggggggggggggtggagccagggAAATATAATACCCCCATAACCTTTGCATGTTTACCTTGGACTGTGAGGTCAGGTCATTTTAGCTGTACTAAAAGCTACTGCGGTCAAATAAGGTTCaaccatgttttaaaatgttttcagttaacATAAAACAGCAGTAGACATTGGAAATGGCACTCAGGATAGACATGATAGACTGGGGGAGATCTGAAACGGGCCAATCGCATCCATGGAAATTTCTATTTCCATTCTGGGCAATCAGGCATTGGTTTAAGTGAGATAATCAGGCTTCCTTCTCTCAATCACCACAGGCTTGAAAGTGCATTAGATCGGTTAAAATCTCCCTAAAATTAGAACTGCCGGTTTTAGAGAACAAACAGTTGGCTctctcaaaataaatacattaatcagCTCTAGTAAACTTGAAAAAGCTTAATGGCCGACTGACACACAATTCAGGAGTCCGTGGACTCCAATTGTAACCAAGACAACTCCACCCCAAGGGCTGTTTTATTCCGCACAGAGCAGCGGGTCGATCTCCACGCTCCGTGCTCTTAAAGTCCCATCTCTGGCTGCGCTGAAGGTCACGCGGCGCAGTATAAAAAGGGGCTCAGCGTTCTCCCCGCCCCAAATCGCTGCGCCGGCGCATTCTGATCCCCCCCGTTTACGGAAACAGACTGAGGGAAGGCAGccatcctccccccaccccgcgtGGCGCGAAATGCGCGCGGCTGCTCTCCTTACGGtcgctgttttttcccccagaaggaccctgcacacgcacagggaCAGCGCTCAGGAGGAGAAGGGCATCCATCGCTGGGGTTTCCCCAAAACATGGGTCCCCGAAGGAGCGGTGGATTCAAGCCTGGAGAGGAGCGCagccgtgggggggggagacgtgCTGGGGAGCGCTACGCGGCCTTGGGAGCGGAGACGCAGACgccagccctcctcctcctcctcctcctcctcctcctcctcctcctcctcccccccccccctccgccgccgTGTCTCTGCAGGCCCCTGACAGGGCCCTATATTTCCAGGCAGAGGCGATGCAGAGGCATTTAATTACGGTGTCAGGCCTGCTAAATGGCTCTCCTCCACGGTCTCCTCCGCCACCTCGCCCCGTGGATAGCATCAATAAAATTCACTTGCTTTAATTAAATCTCCAAATAGGTTCCCTTTTGGTGCTCCCAGATCAAtagaccgccccccccaccccccccaccccaccccacctcccccaaccATCCTCTAGTCCAccttccaccccacccccagacctcaccctacaccccccctccccagctgagTCCTAGACGGAAGACAGCCAAGGTGAAACACTTATTCCCTCaaaccgccccctcccccccccctccctcaccttcaCACTCCATTTGATGCTAATACTTGCAAAGTGTATTCCACCATCTCAGCGCAGTTATTTACGCCTGTGACAGTGTGGCTGGGGAATATCTCAGCACTGGCATGTAAAATTGCCCCTTTGTTCTAGTTTTTTTAGCACTGCACTGaaaagccagttttttttttttttttgatttagtATATGAATGGCAAGTCTCTTATCCCCAATTCCAATTTCAGAGAACTTCTTAAAACTCAACAGGcttaacataaattaaaaagtatAGAGGAGAACAAGTAACAAGTCAACCCATTTCTGGGGTAGGCTTGAAGGATCGGCAGCCAGATTTCTCTCCTTCGCCTTGAGAAaatcaaacatgaaataaaacaccCAGAGACTAAGGGTGTTAAAGCAAACTCAGTGGTCACATTAATgcaggacttttattttattttttatcagagGCAAAACACAGAGGGGATAAAACCTCACACTGCCTTCTATAAACAAAGATTTTATAAGAAGAGTGATGACCCAGACttaaaccacaacaaaataattcctctggtttctttgagccaatcaaCCTTTTGGGGtgataatatttacacagccattgATAGCATTGCGAGATTCGAAGAGAAAGCACGAGAACGAGATGTCAtgctctagctagcttgctcaccATGAGTAAATGAAACCAGAAATCGCCTgggttttattaaatattagcCTCAATACggcaaaatattatttgtatctTATTTCATCCCActtctgttacaagtgtcaCAACGAAATTATGAGTGACACACACTTGTGTTATTACCACGTCTGGCTGTGGATCCCACCCATGGGATCTGGGGGGTTAAAGTGGCCCAACCACATCACAGCCAGACCTCTTAATTTACCAGAGTTATCACTCAACTGCACATTAGCATGTGGGGCAGCTTTCATAGACCGTAAGTGAACACCACATCCATTCAGGCCTGCACTGCCAGATCTGAATAAATTCAGGCCAAGTACCTGTACGAAAATCAGAAGCACTCAAACTAGGTTAACACAACCCCTGTTCAATCGGAAACCTGAAAGTTGAACTGTGCACCAAATCCACTGTtgttaagagtgtgtgtgtgtgtgtgtgtgtgcgtgtttaatGTGGGACGCATTTGTGGACTTGCGCATTACCACGGGCACCTGCGCACCTcttcaaactcatttttatatttgccttCAGCGCAGGTGAAAAATGAACCGTTTCAACACACAGTGTGGGTAAATTTCACTCAGCCATTCAGGGAAGCTCTAGCACTGGCACGGGCGACGCCAGGCTCACCACACATCTGCCCGCTCCCAAAAGCAGGGCGAAGCTCTGAATGAAATGTAAACAGCCATCGCTAGCAGTGGCACAAAATTACACCACTAAGCAGGCAAAGAAAACCGTGGACAAAGGGCAATAAAGGGCAGCttggggggttggggcaggCAGACCGCTCTCaaacgggaggggggggtgggaggcctGCTTTTCGGAGGCCGTGAGCGCTTACCTTAATGGTTTTGGTCTGGAGCCGCAGCCCGTTTAGCGTATTGATGGCTTTTTCTGCGTCTTTCGGATCCACGTAGTTGACGAATCCGTACCCTAGGCTCTGCCCTGCAAACAGACGACACGCcgttaagccccgccccttctggGAATCCGTACCCTAGGCTCGGTCCTGCAAACACACCACAAGCcgttaagccccgccccttctggACTCCCATCCACACAGCACCAGCCCAGCCCCCAGCGCCTCAAGAACCAaaataattctttaaaaaaaaaaaaaaaaaaaattccctggcaataagaaaaagaaattgcCATATTTAGTGAACATAAGGAGCTCAATCCTTCGGTGCCAGTGCTCAGCGTCTCTCCAGCAGAGAGCTCTCGTGGAGCTGTCATCCACACCGGAAAGCACAGTCTCCACGCAGTAAGCACAACTTCTAACTGACAAAATTAATGcattcggtttttttttttctttcttcttaataataaATGTAGAGGTGTTGGTTCTATAGAGTTCCGTCCGTCTCGATTTCCCGACAGTTACTTTCTACAGCTTTGTAACCTGCTGGAACAGGCTCAGCTATCAATTTCATTCATATTAGGCCGCCGACAGCTCACGCTCCAACAACTTGATTGTGTATACGGGCTATAATTTAAACCGTcatttcttgtttaaaaaaaaatgtaaatgttctaCAAACAACCAAAATGTGAACATTCATGAAATAGGCACCATAACACTGACCTGTAAATGTTTGCAAAACAGCACTGTTGCTTTGAGAAACCTCAAAGGAATTCAGCATTCTACTTCTACTATTCACCATTCAATCTGCTCTCTCAATAGCCACAAAATTactgtattgtgttgtgtgtgtgtgtgtgtgtgtggtgtaaaaATGGACCTCATTCTGCTAACCTTCTGAAAAAACAAAGCCCCAACATTGCTTAACCCGAAGACCTCTTTCTTCAACCTGACAAGCTACACCACGCAGCAACCAAAAAACGCAAGCTGTTCATTGTAAGAGCCaaagaaacactgcaaaattcTTTACATCAGAGACCCGTTCTGATAGCCAACAGAGGAATGACTCTCATTAGGacctacatttacatttagcagatgtacTTATCCAGAGCTAGCAGCATACGGGAAAACATATGGGTTTACAAAATCGACATAGTCGACATAATCTTCCATAGTTGCCACCGTACGTATAAGAAGCTCGAGAAGGCTATAAAGTATTAAGAGGCAGCAATTCAATCGAATACAGTTAGGCTTTTTCTCTTGCATCTACTGTAAGAGAAACCAGAGTGGGTTCCTGTCAATATAACTGCACCATTATATTCATGCTCAGCACCGGATGCTCGCTATTGGCAAGCAGCGTGCTTTACACAGTGAAGCTTCCAGAAGAGCAGTCTCCATTTTCTGGACTAAAAAAATGGCTGtctgtttttactgaaaataaCATGAGCATAGCCTTTTCCCTGCCGCTCTCATTGTTTTGGCCGAAGCtcggcggagagagagagagagatggcaggCGAAgacgcctctcccccccccccgcgcgctgCTCACTTCGAAACGGCAGCAGCGCCGCTCGCGCTAGCCGAGCCGGAGTAGCGCGCCCAGGCCGCACGGCAGATGGCAGAAATTAATTTGAGTGACAGTTCCAATTTTCCGAAAAGGAGGATTCGTTTACGGCGCGGGCCCCGGGAACCAGAGCCGGTTTTTTTTGCGCTATACGTTTAATCACGAGATGCAACGCCAATTTTcagatttggggggtgggggtgggggagagacgTTGCAGACGTTTCTGTCTTCAGAAGACGCTTCGTAAAAGCGTGCCTCTCGGTCTCCAGCCTGCACCCGTAAAGATTTCTCCAGAACTAATGCCTTAATCACAGCCCAGCGATACCTCTGGACAGATGCTTCACCTTCCAGGCTTCGGAGATAATGGTCTGTAATGGTGAATTACCCAACGTGCTGTAATTGGATAACTATAATCACGGTTTAAATAGCGCTCCCTTCTGTCGCACTGTAATTGAGTCTCCAAGTCAGTCACGCTGTTGGTGTCCAGTAAGCACACGAcaaaaaacaccccccctccccttcaaaaataaataaaaaatacagtccTTTTTCTCCACACTTGCGTCTCAGAACTGCAGCCCGACTGCTGCCAGTCAATCATGCCGTTCACGCTGGAGTAAATCTGCTTCACTTTGCACAACATAACACGACTACTCCATTTGGCAAAGCATTTTACGGCACTCACGCTTTTAAGAGCAAAGACGGACTCACGGTGTACCAGAACCTGCGAGGGGGGCGGGACCGTAAAAGGTTACGACGCAGCGTGATTTCAGAAAAACGCCACCACTCTGCCCCTGAGGAACTAAAACATCaccagaggtttttttttccctccaaaggCCCCGTCTACCCTGTTCTTTCAGAGCGAGCGGCGACTCACCGCTCACACGGATTCCGCCGCTCGTACCAAACGCAGCTCATAAACTTCACTTCACCTTGCACTCCGCTGAACATTACAGCCCAGAGGAAAAATATTAtctagaataaaaaataaaataaaaaaacgcatTTGAAAGGAGACGTTCAGACGACGCGCTCGTTCAAACCTGGAGGGCAACTAGCTTTCACAGCGGGGGGGGCCGCCATTTATACACACCAGCAGTGAGGCAGCAATTAGTCTTCCCATGGATGGCTCTACCTCTCTTCTGTTTGGAAGACTGCTCCCTAAACATCTGCCTGCACTATAATTGGTTCCCAAGTCAGTGCAGGGAAAAAGCAGAGAGCGCGCGATGGTActgtggagggggagagagagagagaaagagggagtgtgtgtcagagagggagagagcgacagagacagtgaggagagagagtgtaaggagagaaagagagcatgagagataaacagagacagagggggagcgagagaaagagagaaacccGTAATGGCAGTAGCGACCATGACTGGAGAATAAAAGATTGGAGGAGGCAATGAGAGAGGTTTTGGGGTACAGGCCAAAGATAGCCCCGTCTCCGCCCACCTTTAATTTAACAGGAAAGGCGGGCACTCTGCTCCCATTCAGTCGCCCAAACGCTGCCAGCTCCACTCTGCACAAACTGGGATTTCACAACTGTCCAAGTGAAagactttttcttttaaaaagatgaaattCACCTTGACCAAAGTTCAAACTCACTCAAGcaccagcaaaaaaaaggaactgtgAAGAGGATGCTTTTCCAAGTATCCAAAAAGTACACTATTTTTTTCCCTATTATATACAAACTCAATATACCATTCCATCTCCCATCCTTAATTCAGTGAGTGACAAATCTGAATTAAGTTGCTAAAATGGATTGTCACAGCCGTGCCAAATATGATGAATGGCCACTGACGGACTGAAACTTAAACCCCAGGCAAGCCCTGAAGTTGTCTAACTATTCCAGTGGATAACCCAATCCCAGCAGAATTCCATTCAAAACAAGATGAAAATTACTCAATTATGTCAGGATTTCAGAGTCACACTTAAATAGCTTCATATTATTTTCTCCACACTCATTGCTACCAAAACCAGTCAAATaactaaatgcacatttcacctacatttcaaaatgcaggTTGTCGAGAATtacattaccattattattattattattattactactacaaaCTACGACAAAACTGACCACCACTAAAGGTCGCCTGTGTGGTCGGTAATTAAATCGCCAAGCTGTGAATATTTTCACACTTAGCAGACGCACGCATGCGTCAGCAGCTCATGCACACCAAGCCCCTAAGAGTCCCACCAATTACGAGCAGCCAGAGGCAGTAAAAGGTACCAAATCCCATTTCCCAGCAGTCGCAGTAATCTCCACTGCTCGCCATGTCACGTTTGTGGGAGCCCGTGAGCAGGCAGCCCCCGCGTCGTTCTGAACGCTTTAGCGGCTGAGGAACATCGTGCTAACGGGCTCGAGCGGACCGGGCTCAGTTTACGGAAGACGACAGCCGAAGCTTTGTCCGCAAACGACAGCATAACGAAAACTGGCCACAGAACCAGCCAACACGAAATACATTTTAGGAAAAATACTGCAAAGCAAAAAGGAAGCTTCACCCTTCCGAGCAGAAAGAGCAGCAGATTCCCCCAGGGGGggaaactatttatttatttattttttaaatgatgtaatTATGCTTGTGGCACGGAAAAGGATTAGAAcgagcagtttaaaaaaaatacaaattaaaccaGTGATATTTAACAATTAAATGAGTCTAATGAACTAAGTCAAATCTGGCTGGCTGCAGGGGAAGTCATAATGGTGCCCACATAATTAAAGCACTTCGCTCCTTTAGAGCCTCCTTGTGCCTCACTAGCTGTAGTTTAAAAAGACCACTGAATTATTCGGGAGTAAGAGGAAGAGTTCCACAATTTGCCGGACATCAAGGAAATGAAGACACAgaatatttacaaaacacaagAAACAAAACTTGCTTTTCTGACATCAGACCACAAATTACATCATgcctgggagaggagggggggagggggctctgGAAGGAACTGGCTCTGAAAGACTCAACCTTCATTAAGTTGAAACGGTGAGAAAAACCATCAACCACAGAGGGTATTAAGCTCCTGAAATGTGCGGATGCACGAAATGTCACTGAACTGCtgagacagcaaaaaaaaagaccttacAGTGTATGGAAACAGCCTTCTTAATACACATCCACTCCTCTGtacaaaacttaaaaataaaataaaaaaatgtaaaagtcagaagcatttttttaaaggttgatCCCCATTCAACATGCTCAACTTCACAGAACCTGTTCAGAAAGGAATGAATTGGTTTCCATACGTTACCTGTAATTTTGTCTCGTACTAATTTACAGGACTCGATTTCGCCAATGCTGCCGAACAagctcttcagctcctcctgggtCATGTTCTGAGGCAGATAGTTGACTATCAAGTTAGTTTTACTGTCCTCTATGCTTCCCGACTCTACCGGGGAGGAGCAGTTGTTTGAGATTGTGGCGGGACCGTTGGTTGTGTTGTTACAAGTGGGCCCATTGGACAgctgtgtttccatggcagcaaTTACCTGctaaaagacaaaaacaggaagtcaggAGGGGAGGTCCACAGGTCGGACCCTGACCGGAAGGTTAAAAAAGGATGCTCTTCAACTGagtttcatctttaaaaaaacattcctttctTTCACTAGCATCACTGTTCATTCTCGAGTCTGATCACCTCAGGTGAATGAATTtcagcaaagaaaatatttttctgcagGGTAGCTGGCTGTTCACTGAAAGGGAAGAGAGTGTACATGGGTATAATTCACTGCATGTACCCATTTCAAATATGAAGGCAAATATTCCAAGCTGCTAATGCAGGCATCTTAGTTTTTTTATGCTGCTCAAAATAAACTGACTTCAGTCTCATAAGAAGCGTACTACAGCCTTTGGTTACCTACTGCACCACAACAGGCGAGAGGCCACCAGGTTCAGGGCTCAGTTTTCATATAGAACATTCTGGAAACCTTAACAGTAAGTGCATGTGGaccaaacaaatcaaacaaaccaCCACCAACATAGATGGGGGGAGACTACTAATCTATCCCTGCCACAAAGGTGACACAGTAATAAAAGAAGCTTCACTTAAGAGGAAATTTACTGCATACAGGAAAATACAAACACCTGTCATTAACCCATTCTGTGGGAAGGTCAGTTTacaataaaattaatgaaattaaaaaaagctacatgtttatatataatgtaaCAAAGCCTTGACCAGGGAATAAGCCACAGCTGGTACACGCCATTCTGTCCTAAATCAAGCAAAGCCCTTTTCTGACACGTCATCCTTTCATCTCTCACAGAACCCAGGGCAGAGGTGTCCAGATGCCTACTGGAACAATTACTCAATTTGTAAAGAATGCATGGTAAAATTAACACCATGAAATCAAGTGACAGAGAATCCTATTTAGAAAATCTGAGTCAGCGGTCGATGGGAAAGCAGTTCTCAGTGGTCACAGTTACAAGGCCCACATCTGAATCAGGGAAGCCATTTCAACCAGAGTTCTGTGCTGAATAATCAGGAAAACCAGCTGTTCAGATCCTGACCTAACAGTCTCATCCGGCGGTAGACTGCTTGGGTGCGTCACAAGCACACGCCTCAAGGGCTTTTGCACTCCGGCAGCCAAGAACAGGAGAAGGTTTAGCAGCAAAACCAAACACTGGTGCCCTGGTGACGTTTAGGGTCCGAGGGTCTgaagaaaagaataaattaaaaggaCTGGAGAGGGCAAAGCACATCAGCCACGCATCAACTGCGTTCGATCTGCCCCAACAACTGGCACGTCTGGTACCGGGCGACCTCTCCCCCCACAGATTACAGAGGACCAGCCAACAGGCTCAGAGTGCTGCTCGGACAATGCTGCAGAAGCCAACAgcgaaaaataaaaatgggggagaccatgaaagacattttttaaaaaataaataaatatgggaCTTATTTGTATGTTTACTTTGCCACctgggctgcagagagaggataaaaataaatacattttttaaaaatcgcatTCTCGTCCAAAACTGAAGTGAGCAGCTGCACTGGTGTGTGCGCTGATAAATGACAACGCTTCCCCATCCTCAGAACCATCTGCTCTGAATACATCCTCAATGCTAATAAGAGAGACTGGGAGAATGGGCTGAGAGCTCCTACCCACGATACGGGGCAGAAAACAGCAATATGCAAGCGCATAAAACGTTAAGAATAAAGAGCTTCTTCCCCCATCAAGAGAGGACCAGCAAGCTTTTGATTCCAAGAGATAAGCCACCAATAAACTGGGTTCTACTGGGGCATTTGGCAGATTGGGTTCCTTATATATGACTAACTGGATCGCAGGAAGTAGAGAGGTTCAGCTGCATAACCCCAAAAAGGAATGAAACGGGCCTAAACTCCATGAAGAGGCATCCTTCTTTAACGTCACCTTACAGAGCGTTTACCAAAACTGATTTCTACTGAGGAAAGAAACAG
The nucleotide sequence above comes from Anguilla rostrata isolate EN2019 chromosome 7, ASM1855537v3, whole genome shotgun sequence. Encoded proteins:
- the LOC135259936 gene encoding ELAV-like protein 2 isoform X3, which gives rise to MGLQLFKDRCELYLSTKQVIAAMETQLSNGPTCNNTTNGPATISNNCSSPVESGSIEDSKTNLIVNYLPQNMTQEELKSLFGSIGEIESCKLVRDKITGQSLGYGFVNYVDPKDAEKAINTLNGLRLQTKTIKVSYARPSSASIRDANLYVSGLPKTMTQKELEQLFSQYGRIITSRILVDQVTGVSRGVGFIRFDRRIEAEEAIKGLNGQKPPGATEPITVKFANNPSQKTSQALLSQLYQSPNRRYPGPLAQQAQRFRLDNLLNMAYGVKSRFSPMAIDGVTSLAGINIPGHAGTGWCIFVYNLAPDADESILWQMFGPFGAVTNVKVIRDFNTNKCKGFGFVTMTNYDEAAMAIASLNGYRLGDRVLQVSFKTNKTHKA
- the LOC135259936 gene encoding ELAV-like protein 2 isoform X2; protein product: MAVRLCDVASLLRSGSWAAEPWTGVIAAMETQLSNGPTCNNTTNGPATISNNCSSPVESGSIEDSKTNLIVNYLPQNMTQEELKSLFGSIGEIESCKLVRDKITGQSLGYGFVNYVDPKDAEKAINTLNGLRLQTKTIKVSYARPSSASIRDANLYVSGLPKTMTQKELEQLFSQYGRIITSRILVDQVTGVSRGVGFIRFDRRIEAEEAIKGLNGQKPPGATEPITVKFANNPSQKTSQALLSQLYQSPNRRYPGPLAQQAQRFRLDNLLNMAYGVKSRFSPMAIDGVTSLAGINIPGHAGTGWCIFVYNLAPDADESILWQMFGPFGAVTNVKVIRDFNTNKCKGFGFVTMTNYDEAAMAIASLNGYRLGDRVLQVSFKTNKTHKA
- the LOC135259936 gene encoding ELAV-like protein 2 isoform X4, with translation MAVRLCDVASLLRSGSWAAEPWTGQVIAAMETQLSNGPTCNNTTNGPATISNNCSSPVESGSIEDSKTNLIVNYLPQNMTQEELKSLFGSIGEIESCKLVRDKITGQSLGYGFVNYVDPKDAEKAINTLNGLRLQTKTIKVSYARPSSASIRDANLYVSGLPKTMTQKELEQLFSQYGRIITSRILVDQVTGVSRGVGFIRFDRRIEAEEAIKGLNGQKPPGATEPITVKFANNPSQKTSQALLSQLYQSPNRRLDNLLNMAYGVKSRFSPMAIDGVTSLAGINIPGHAGTGWCIFVYNLAPDADESILWQMFGPFGAVTNVKVIRDFNTNKCKGFGFVTMTNYDEAAMAIASLNGYRLGDRVLQVSFKTNKTHKA
- the LOC135259936 gene encoding ELAV-like protein 2 isoform X1 → MAVRLCDVASLLRSGSWAAEPWTGQVIAAMETQLSNGPTCNNTTNGPATISNNCSSPVESGSIEDSKTNLIVNYLPQNMTQEELKSLFGSIGEIESCKLVRDKITGQSLGYGFVNYVDPKDAEKAINTLNGLRLQTKTIKVSYARPSSASIRDANLYVSGLPKTMTQKELEQLFSQYGRIITSRILVDQVTGVSRGVGFIRFDRRIEAEEAIKGLNGQKPPGATEPITVKFANNPSQKTSQALLSQLYQSPNRRYPGPLAQQAQRFRLDNLLNMAYGVKSRFSPMAIDGVTSLAGINIPGHAGTGWCIFVYNLAPDADESILWQMFGPFGAVTNVKVIRDFNTNKCKGFGFVTMTNYDEAAMAIASLNGYRLGDRVLQVSFKTNKTHKA